Proteins co-encoded in one Pogoniulus pusillus isolate bPogPus1 chromosome 15, bPogPus1.pri, whole genome shotgun sequence genomic window:
- the KCTD17 gene encoding BTB/POZ domain-containing protein KCTD17 isoform X2, producing the protein MRMEGGEEMQGAAGLRCAWDIAPPAGTPAKWVRLNVGGTVFLTTRQTLCREQKSFLCRLCQGEELQSDRDETGAYLIDRDPTYFGPILNFLRHGKLVLDKDMAEEGVLEEAEFYNIGPLIRIIKDRLEEKDYTVTQVPPKHVYRVLQCQEEELTQMVSTMSDGWRFEQLVNIGSSYNYGNEDQTEFLCVVSKELYNSPNGLSSGPSQKAKKELPWLILQVSPLFLPFVLHAGPQSTEEDLEEEEQEVEAEAEAEEKEQPCVSRVRRTQERSPDTGNRLSCPVAAEVPRPREQGIGFTAVPEDTGL; encoded by the exons ATGAGGATGGAAGGTGGGGAGGAGATGCAGGGCGCCGCGGGGCTGCGCTGCGCCTGGGACATCGCGCCCCCCGCTGGCACCCCGGCCAAGTGGGTGAGGCTCAATGTGGGGGGCACCGTCTTCCTCACCACCAGGCAGACCCTGTGTCGGGAGCAGAAATCTTTCCTGTGTCGCTTGTGCCAGGGCGAGGAGCTGCAGTCGGACCGG GATGAGACTGGTGCATACCTAATAGACCGAGACCCCACTTACTTTGGACCCATTCTGAACTTCCTCCGTCACGGAAAGCTGGTCCTGGATAAAGATATGGCTGAAGAGG GGGTTCTAGAAGAAGCTGAGTTCTATAACATTGGTCCTTTAATCCGGATAATCAAGGAtcgcctggaggagaaggactaCACCGTAACTCAA GTGCCTCCTAAGCATGTCTACCgtgtgctgcagtgccaggaagAGGAGCTCACTCAGATGGTGTCTACTATGTCTGATGGATGGCGCTTTGAGCAG CTTGTGAACATTGGCTCATCCTATAACTATGGGAATGAAGACCAGACAGAGTTCCTGTGTGTGGTCTCCAAAGAGCTGTACAACTCCCCCAATGGCCTGAGCTCTGGGCCCAGCCAGAAAGCCAAG AAAGAACTTCCATGGCTCATCTTGCAAGTATCTCcactctttcttccctttgtcCTGCATGCTGggccacagagcacagaggaggacctggaggaggaagagcaggaggtgGAGGCCGAAGCAGAAGCGGAGGAGAAAG agcagccctgtgtcagcagggtgaggaggacACAGGAGCGCAGCCCTGATACCGGGAACAGGCTGTCGTGTCCGGTAGCAGCAGAAGTCCCCcgtcccagggagcagggcatTGGCTTCACTGCGGTGCCCGAGGACACTGGGCTGTAA
- the KCTD17 gene encoding BTB/POZ domain-containing protein KCTD17 isoform X3 has protein sequence MRMEGGEEMQGAAGLRCAWDIAPPAGTPAKWVRLNVGGTVFLTTRQTLCREQKSFLCRLCQGEELQSDRDETGAYLIDRDPTYFGPILNFLRHGKLVLDKDMAEEGVLEEAEFYNIGPLIRIIKDRLEEKDYTVTQVPPKHVYRVLQCQEEELTQMVSTMSDGWRFEQLVNIGSSYNYGNEDQTEFLCVVSKELYNSPNGLSSGPSQKAKSTEEDLEEEEQEVEAEAEAEEKGTLPVCALSSCQPELCMSDSHSCCGPHSSGPEALAAEGRAQLGEMKRGGNECKSSPVSAG, from the exons ATGAGGATGGAAGGTGGGGAGGAGATGCAGGGCGCCGCGGGGCTGCGCTGCGCCTGGGACATCGCGCCCCCCGCTGGCACCCCGGCCAAGTGGGTGAGGCTCAATGTGGGGGGCACCGTCTTCCTCACCACCAGGCAGACCCTGTGTCGGGAGCAGAAATCTTTCCTGTGTCGCTTGTGCCAGGGCGAGGAGCTGCAGTCGGACCGG GATGAGACTGGTGCATACCTAATAGACCGAGACCCCACTTACTTTGGACCCATTCTGAACTTCCTCCGTCACGGAAAGCTGGTCCTGGATAAAGATATGGCTGAAGAGG GGGTTCTAGAAGAAGCTGAGTTCTATAACATTGGTCCTTTAATCCGGATAATCAAGGAtcgcctggaggagaaggactaCACCGTAACTCAA GTGCCTCCTAAGCATGTCTACCgtgtgctgcagtgccaggaagAGGAGCTCACTCAGATGGTGTCTACTATGTCTGATGGATGGCGCTTTGAGCAG CTTGTGAACATTGGCTCATCCTATAACTATGGGAATGAAGACCAGACAGAGTTCCTGTGTGTGGTCTCCAAAGAGCTGTACAACTCCCCCAATGGCCTGAGCTCTGGGCCCAGCCAGAAAGCCAAG agcacagaggaggacctggaggaggaagagcaggaggtgGAGGCCGAAGCAGAAGCGGAGGAGAAAG gtaCCTTACCTGTCTGCgctctcagctcctgccagcctgagctctgcaTGAGTGACTCACATTCCTGTTGTGG GCCCCACAGTTCTGGACcagaggctctggcagcagaaggGAGAGCGCAGCTGGGAGAAATGAAGAGGGGTGGAAATGAATGCAAA agcagccctgtgtcagcagggtga
- the KCTD17 gene encoding BTB/POZ domain-containing protein KCTD17 isoform X1: protein MRMEGGEEMQGAAGLRCAWDIAPPAGTPAKWVRLNVGGTVFLTTRQTLCREQKSFLCRLCQGEELQSDRDETGAYLIDRDPTYFGPILNFLRHGKLVLDKDMAEEGVLEEAEFYNIGPLIRIIKDRLEEKDYTVTQVPPKHVYRVLQCQEEELTQMVSTMSDGWRFEQLVNIGSSYNYGNEDQTEFLCVVSKELYNSPNGLSSGPSQKAKKELPWLILQVSPLFLPFVLHAGPQSTEEDLEEEEQEVEAEAEAEEKGTLPVCALSSCQPELCMSDSHSCCGPHSSGPEALAAEGRAQLGEMKRGGNECKSSPVSAG, encoded by the exons ATGAGGATGGAAGGTGGGGAGGAGATGCAGGGCGCCGCGGGGCTGCGCTGCGCCTGGGACATCGCGCCCCCCGCTGGCACCCCGGCCAAGTGGGTGAGGCTCAATGTGGGGGGCACCGTCTTCCTCACCACCAGGCAGACCCTGTGTCGGGAGCAGAAATCTTTCCTGTGTCGCTTGTGCCAGGGCGAGGAGCTGCAGTCGGACCGG GATGAGACTGGTGCATACCTAATAGACCGAGACCCCACTTACTTTGGACCCATTCTGAACTTCCTCCGTCACGGAAAGCTGGTCCTGGATAAAGATATGGCTGAAGAGG GGGTTCTAGAAGAAGCTGAGTTCTATAACATTGGTCCTTTAATCCGGATAATCAAGGAtcgcctggaggagaaggactaCACCGTAACTCAA GTGCCTCCTAAGCATGTCTACCgtgtgctgcagtgccaggaagAGGAGCTCACTCAGATGGTGTCTACTATGTCTGATGGATGGCGCTTTGAGCAG CTTGTGAACATTGGCTCATCCTATAACTATGGGAATGAAGACCAGACAGAGTTCCTGTGTGTGGTCTCCAAAGAGCTGTACAACTCCCCCAATGGCCTGAGCTCTGGGCCCAGCCAGAAAGCCAAG AAAGAACTTCCATGGCTCATCTTGCAAGTATCTCcactctttcttccctttgtcCTGCATGCTGggccacagagcacagaggaggacctggaggaggaagagcaggaggtgGAGGCCGAAGCAGAAGCGGAGGAGAAAG gtaCCTTACCTGTCTGCgctctcagctcctgccagcctgagctctgcaTGAGTGACTCACATTCCTGTTGTGG GCCCCACAGTTCTGGACcagaggctctggcagcagaaggGAGAGCGCAGCTGGGAGAAATGAAGAGGGGTGGAAATGAATGCAAA agcagccctgtgtcagcagggtga
- the KCTD17 gene encoding BTB/POZ domain-containing protein KCTD17 isoform X4: MRMEGGEEMQGAAGLRCAWDIAPPAGTPAKWVRLNVGGTVFLTTRQTLCREQKSFLCRLCQGEELQSDRDETGAYLIDRDPTYFGPILNFLRHGKLVLDKDMAEEGVLEEAEFYNIGPLIRIIKDRLEEKDYTVTQVPPKHVYRVLQCQEEELTQMVSTMSDGWRFEQLVNIGSSYNYGNEDQTEFLCVVSKELYNSPNGLSSGPSQKAKKELPWLILQVSPLFLPFVLHAGPQSTEEDLEEEEQEVEAEAEAEEKGTLPVCALSSCQPELCMSDSHSCCGCCKPEV; this comes from the exons ATGAGGATGGAAGGTGGGGAGGAGATGCAGGGCGCCGCGGGGCTGCGCTGCGCCTGGGACATCGCGCCCCCCGCTGGCACCCCGGCCAAGTGGGTGAGGCTCAATGTGGGGGGCACCGTCTTCCTCACCACCAGGCAGACCCTGTGTCGGGAGCAGAAATCTTTCCTGTGTCGCTTGTGCCAGGGCGAGGAGCTGCAGTCGGACCGG GATGAGACTGGTGCATACCTAATAGACCGAGACCCCACTTACTTTGGACCCATTCTGAACTTCCTCCGTCACGGAAAGCTGGTCCTGGATAAAGATATGGCTGAAGAGG GGGTTCTAGAAGAAGCTGAGTTCTATAACATTGGTCCTTTAATCCGGATAATCAAGGAtcgcctggaggagaaggactaCACCGTAACTCAA GTGCCTCCTAAGCATGTCTACCgtgtgctgcagtgccaggaagAGGAGCTCACTCAGATGGTGTCTACTATGTCTGATGGATGGCGCTTTGAGCAG CTTGTGAACATTGGCTCATCCTATAACTATGGGAATGAAGACCAGACAGAGTTCCTGTGTGTGGTCTCCAAAGAGCTGTACAACTCCCCCAATGGCCTGAGCTCTGGGCCCAGCCAGAAAGCCAAG AAAGAACTTCCATGGCTCATCTTGCAAGTATCTCcactctttcttccctttgtcCTGCATGCTGggccacagagcacagaggaggacctggaggaggaagagcaggaggtgGAGGCCGAAGCAGAAGCGGAGGAGAAAG gtaCCTTACCTGTCTGCgctctcagctcctgccagcctgagctctgcaTGAGTGACTCACATTCCTGTTGTGG CTGTTGCAAGCCAGAGGTCTGA
- the KCTD17 gene encoding BTB/POZ domain-containing protein KCTD17 isoform X7: MRMEGGEEMQGAAGLRCAWDIAPPAGTPAKWVRLNVGGTVFLTTRQTLCREQKSFLCRLCQGEELQSDRDETGAYLIDRDPTYFGPILNFLRHGKLVLDKDMAEEGVLEEAEFYNIGPLIRIIKDRLEEKDYTVTQVPPKHVYRVLQCQEEELTQMVSTMSDGWRFEQLVNIGSSYNYGNEDQTEFLCVVSKELYNSPNGLSSGPSQKAKAPQFWTRGSGSRRESAAGRNEEGWK, encoded by the exons ATGAGGATGGAAGGTGGGGAGGAGATGCAGGGCGCCGCGGGGCTGCGCTGCGCCTGGGACATCGCGCCCCCCGCTGGCACCCCGGCCAAGTGGGTGAGGCTCAATGTGGGGGGCACCGTCTTCCTCACCACCAGGCAGACCCTGTGTCGGGAGCAGAAATCTTTCCTGTGTCGCTTGTGCCAGGGCGAGGAGCTGCAGTCGGACCGG GATGAGACTGGTGCATACCTAATAGACCGAGACCCCACTTACTTTGGACCCATTCTGAACTTCCTCCGTCACGGAAAGCTGGTCCTGGATAAAGATATGGCTGAAGAGG GGGTTCTAGAAGAAGCTGAGTTCTATAACATTGGTCCTTTAATCCGGATAATCAAGGAtcgcctggaggagaaggactaCACCGTAACTCAA GTGCCTCCTAAGCATGTCTACCgtgtgctgcagtgccaggaagAGGAGCTCACTCAGATGGTGTCTACTATGTCTGATGGATGGCGCTTTGAGCAG CTTGTGAACATTGGCTCATCCTATAACTATGGGAATGAAGACCAGACAGAGTTCCTGTGTGTGGTCTCCAAAGAGCTGTACAACTCCCCCAATGGCCTGAGCTCTGGGCCCAGCCAGAAAGCCAAG GCCCCACAGTTCTGGACcagaggctctggcagcagaaggGAGAGCGCAGCTGGGAGAAATGAAGAGGGGTGGAAATGA
- the KCTD17 gene encoding BTB/POZ domain-containing protein KCTD17 isoform X5 produces MRMEGGEEMQGAAGLRCAWDIAPPAGTPAKWVRLNVGGTVFLTTRQTLCREQKSFLCRLCQGEELQSDRDETGAYLIDRDPTYFGPILNFLRHGKLVLDKDMAEEGVLEEAEFYNIGPLIRIIKDRLEEKDYTVTQVPPKHVYRVLQCQEEELTQMVSTMSDGWRFEQLVNIGSSYNYGNEDQTEFLCVVSKELYNSPNGLSSGPSQKAKKELPWLILQVSPLFLPFVLHAGPQSTEEDLEEEEQEVEAEAEAEEKGPTVLDQRLWQQKGERSWEK; encoded by the exons ATGAGGATGGAAGGTGGGGAGGAGATGCAGGGCGCCGCGGGGCTGCGCTGCGCCTGGGACATCGCGCCCCCCGCTGGCACCCCGGCCAAGTGGGTGAGGCTCAATGTGGGGGGCACCGTCTTCCTCACCACCAGGCAGACCCTGTGTCGGGAGCAGAAATCTTTCCTGTGTCGCTTGTGCCAGGGCGAGGAGCTGCAGTCGGACCGG GATGAGACTGGTGCATACCTAATAGACCGAGACCCCACTTACTTTGGACCCATTCTGAACTTCCTCCGTCACGGAAAGCTGGTCCTGGATAAAGATATGGCTGAAGAGG GGGTTCTAGAAGAAGCTGAGTTCTATAACATTGGTCCTTTAATCCGGATAATCAAGGAtcgcctggaggagaaggactaCACCGTAACTCAA GTGCCTCCTAAGCATGTCTACCgtgtgctgcagtgccaggaagAGGAGCTCACTCAGATGGTGTCTACTATGTCTGATGGATGGCGCTTTGAGCAG CTTGTGAACATTGGCTCATCCTATAACTATGGGAATGAAGACCAGACAGAGTTCCTGTGTGTGGTCTCCAAAGAGCTGTACAACTCCCCCAATGGCCTGAGCTCTGGGCCCAGCCAGAAAGCCAAG AAAGAACTTCCATGGCTCATCTTGCAAGTATCTCcactctttcttccctttgtcCTGCATGCTGggccacagagcacagaggaggacctggaggaggaagagcaggaggtgGAGGCCGAAGCAGAAGCGGAGGAGAAAG GCCCCACAGTTCTGGACcagaggctctggcagcagaaggGAGAGCGCAGCTGGGAGAAATGA
- the KCTD17 gene encoding BTB/POZ domain-containing protein KCTD17 isoform X6, protein MRMEGGEEMQGAAGLRCAWDIAPPAGTPAKWVRLNVGGTVFLTTRQTLCREQKSFLCRLCQGEELQSDRDETGAYLIDRDPTYFGPILNFLRHGKLVLDKDMAEEGVLEEAEFYNIGPLIRIIKDRLEEKDYTVTQVPPKHVYRVLQCQEEELTQMVSTMSDGWRFEQLVNIGSSYNYGNEDQTEFLCVVSKELYNSPNGLSSGPSQKAKKELPWLILQVSPLFLPFVLHAGPQSTEEDLEEEEQEVEAEAEAEEKGAANP, encoded by the exons ATGAGGATGGAAGGTGGGGAGGAGATGCAGGGCGCCGCGGGGCTGCGCTGCGCCTGGGACATCGCGCCCCCCGCTGGCACCCCGGCCAAGTGGGTGAGGCTCAATGTGGGGGGCACCGTCTTCCTCACCACCAGGCAGACCCTGTGTCGGGAGCAGAAATCTTTCCTGTGTCGCTTGTGCCAGGGCGAGGAGCTGCAGTCGGACCGG GATGAGACTGGTGCATACCTAATAGACCGAGACCCCACTTACTTTGGACCCATTCTGAACTTCCTCCGTCACGGAAAGCTGGTCCTGGATAAAGATATGGCTGAAGAGG GGGTTCTAGAAGAAGCTGAGTTCTATAACATTGGTCCTTTAATCCGGATAATCAAGGAtcgcctggaggagaaggactaCACCGTAACTCAA GTGCCTCCTAAGCATGTCTACCgtgtgctgcagtgccaggaagAGGAGCTCACTCAGATGGTGTCTACTATGTCTGATGGATGGCGCTTTGAGCAG CTTGTGAACATTGGCTCATCCTATAACTATGGGAATGAAGACCAGACAGAGTTCCTGTGTGTGGTCTCCAAAGAGCTGTACAACTCCCCCAATGGCCTGAGCTCTGGGCCCAGCCAGAAAGCCAAG AAAGAACTTCCATGGCTCATCTTGCAAGTATCTCcactctttcttccctttgtcCTGCATGCTGggccacagagcacagaggaggacctggaggaggaagagcaggaggtgGAGGCCGAAGCAGAAGCGGAGGAGAAAGGTGCAGCAAATCCTTGA
- the MPST gene encoding 3-mercaptopyruvate sulfurtransferase encodes MSQQLLYRALVSAKWLSEAIKSKQAGLALRIVDASWYLPKMKRDPKREFEERHIPGAVFFDIDQCSDRTSPYDHMLPKAEDFAEYVGKLGVGNDSHVVVYDGSDQGLFSAPRVWWMFRAFGHEAVSLLDGGLKNWQREGHALTSGKSQVAPAEFHASLDKSMVKTYEDVIENLDSHRFQLVDARAAGRFRGVEPEPRDGIEPGHVPGSTNIPFTDFLTESGLEKTPEQIRSLFQEKKVDLSKPVVATCGSGVTACHVALGAYLCGKADVAVYDGAWVEWYMRAQPENIISEGKGKTV; translated from the exons ATGTCGCAGCAGCTCCTGTACCGTGCTCTGGTGTCTGCAAAATGGCTTTCAGAagccatcaagtccaagcaagctggtctggccttgagaatCGTGGATGCATCCTGGTATCTGCCCAAAATGAAGCGCGACCCAAAGCGGGAGTTTGAGGAGCGCCATATCCCTGGTGCGGTGTTCTTCGACATCGACCAGTGCAGCGACCGCACTTCTCCCTACGATCACAtgctgcccaaggcagaggaCTTTGCTGAGTACGTGGGGAAGCTGGGCGTGGGCAATGACTCCCACGTTGTGGTGTATGATGGCAGCGACCAAGGCCTCTTCTCAGCGCCCCGGGTGTGGTGGATGTTCCGGGCCTTTGGACATGAAGCTGTCTCCCTTCTGGATGGTGGCCTGAAGAACTGGCAGCGAGAGGGGCATGCTCTGACCTCTGGAAAAAGCCAGGTGGCTCCTGCCGAGTTCCATGCTTCCTTGGACAAGTCCATGGTGAAAACATACGAGGACGTCATAGAGAACTTGGATTCCCACCGCTTCCAGCTAGTAGATGCACGTGCTGCAGGACGCTTCCGGGGAGTAGAGCCAGAGCCCCGAGATG GAATTGAGCCTGGTCATGTCCCTGGGTCAACGAACATTCCCTTCACCGATTTCCTCACAGAGTCTGGCTTAGAGAAGACCCCTGAGCAGATCCGCAGTCTGTTCCAGGAGAAGAAGGTGGACCTCTCAAAGCCTGTGGTAGCCACGTGTGGCTCTGGAGTCACTGCCTGCCATGTGGCACTGGGGGCTTACCTCTGTGGCAAAGCAGACGTTGCTGTGTATGATGGGGCCTGGGTGGAATGGTACATGCGGGCACAGCCTGAAAACATCATTTctgagggaaaggggaagactGTGTAG
- the LOC135181873 gene encoding thiosulfate sulfurtransferase isoform X1 produces MASQVLSRPLVTAKWLSEAVRAGRVGASLRILDASWYPPQERNARQEFKESHIPGASFFDIEECRDQSSPYDFMLPSESHFADYVGRLGVSNDTHVVVYDGDALGTFYAPRAWWMFRAFGHKEVSVLNGGFRNWVKEGHPVTAELSQPTPAVFKARLNRALLKTFEEMVQNVGSLKFQVVDSRPEGRFRGIELDQGLESGHIPGAVNIPFHSFLTEAGHEKSIEEIQQIFREKKVDLSKPLTATCRKGVTACHIALAAYLCGKRDVAVYDGSWSEWFHRAPAHYKVSEMKRNKA; encoded by the exons ATGGCGTCGCAGGTGCTGAGCCGGCCGCTGGTTACGGCCAAATGGCTCTCGGAGGCCGTGCGGGCCGGGCGAGTGGGGGCGAGCCTGCGGATACTGGATGCCTCCTGGTACCCCCCGCAGGAGCGAAACGCGCGGCAGGAGTTCAAGGAGAGCCATATCCCCGGGGCATCTTTCTTCGACATCGAGGAGTGCCGGGACCAGTCCTCCCCCTATGACTTCATGCTGCCCAGCGAGTCCCACTTCGCCGACTACGTCGGGCGCCTGGGGGTCAGCAACGACACCCACGTGGTGGTGTACGACGGGGACGCGCTGGGGACCTTCTACGCCCCCCGCGCCTGGTGGATGTTCAGGGCCTTCGGGCACAAGGAGGTCTCCGTGTTGAACGGCGGCTTCAGGAACTGGGTGAAGGAGGGCCACCCCGTCAcggcagagctcagccagcccacccCCGctgtctttaaggccaggctgaacagGGCCTTGCTGAAGACCTTTGAGGAGATGGTTCAGAATGTGGGGTCTCTGAAGTTCCAGGTGGTGGATTCCCGCCCCGAGGGCCGGTTCCGGGGTATTGAGCTGGACCAAG GGCTGGAATCTGGTCACATCCCTGGGGCCGTGAACATACCCTTCCACTCCTTCCTAACAGAAGCTGGCCACGAGAAGAGCATTGAGGAGATCCAACAAATCTTCCGTGAGAAGAAAGTGGATCTCTCCAAGCCGCTGACGGCCACGTGCCGCAAAGGCGTCACCGCGTGCCACATTGCCCTGGCAGCCTACCTGTGTGGCAAGCGTGATGTGGCTGTTTACGACGGCTCCTGGTCAGAGTGGTTCCACCGCGCTCCAGCTCACTACAAGGTCTCCGAGATGAAGCGCAACAAAGCCTAG
- the LOC135181873 gene encoding thiosulfate sulfurtransferase isoform X2, producing the protein MASQVLSRPLVTAKWLSEAVRAGRVGASLRILDASWYPPQERNARQEFKESHIPGASFFDIEECRDQSSPYDFMLPSESHFADYVGRLGVSNDTHVVVYDGDALGTFYAPRAWWMFRAFGHKEVSVLNGGFRNWVKEGHPVTAELSQPTPAVFKARLNRALLKTFEEMVQNVGSLKFQVVDSRPEGRFRGIELDQGKGVGSSTWLESGHIPGAVNIPFHSFLTEAGHEKSIEEIQQIFREKKVDLSKPLTATCRKGVTACHIALAAYLCGKRDVAVYDGSWSEWFHRAPAHYKVSEMKRNKA; encoded by the exons ATGGCGTCGCAGGTGCTGAGCCGGCCGCTGGTTACGGCCAAATGGCTCTCGGAGGCCGTGCGGGCCGGGCGAGTGGGGGCGAGCCTGCGGATACTGGATGCCTCCTGGTACCCCCCGCAGGAGCGAAACGCGCGGCAGGAGTTCAAGGAGAGCCATATCCCCGGGGCATCTTTCTTCGACATCGAGGAGTGCCGGGACCAGTCCTCCCCCTATGACTTCATGCTGCCCAGCGAGTCCCACTTCGCCGACTACGTCGGGCGCCTGGGGGTCAGCAACGACACCCACGTGGTGGTGTACGACGGGGACGCGCTGGGGACCTTCTACGCCCCCCGCGCCTGGTGGATGTTCAGGGCCTTCGGGCACAAGGAGGTCTCCGTGTTGAACGGCGGCTTCAGGAACTGGGTGAAGGAGGGCCACCCCGTCAcggcagagctcagccagcccacccCCGctgtctttaaggccaggctgaacagGGCCTTGCTGAAGACCTTTGAGGAGATGGTTCAGAATGTGGGGTCTCTGAAGTTCCAGGTGGTGGATTCCCGCCCCGAGGGCCGGTTCCGGGGTATTGAGCTGGACCAAGGTAAAGGAGTTGGGAGCAGCACCT GGCTGGAATCTGGTCACATCCCTGGGGCCGTGAACATACCCTTCCACTCCTTCCTAACAGAAGCTGGCCACGAGAAGAGCATTGAGGAGATCCAACAAATCTTCCGTGAGAAGAAAGTGGATCTCTCCAAGCCGCTGACGGCCACGTGCCGCAAAGGCGTCACCGCGTGCCACATTGCCCTGGCAGCCTACCTGTGTGGCAAGCGTGATGTGGCTGTTTACGACGGCTCCTGGTCAGAGTGGTTCCACCGCGCTCCAGCTCACTACAAGGTCTCCGAGATGAAGCGCAACAAAGCCTAG